A window of Bombina bombina isolate aBomBom1 unplaced genomic scaffold, aBomBom1.pri scaffold_676, whole genome shotgun sequence contains these coding sequences:
- the LOC128643663 gene encoding tigger transposable element-derived protein 6-like, whose translation MAPRKCNTLTLAMKVKVIEAYTKDKLSVKQCVEKFKCGKTQIYEAIKNKEKIMEEWLAGNGEVKRKAKATGNEDLNKLLWEWFVATRSKNVPISGPILQTQALELAKELGKTDFKASNGWLESFKRRHCIVWNKICGEAKDLDQETVSQWEEKLKMLKEPYATKDIYNGDETGLFFRLLPSKTLAVKREKCTRGKLSKERLTVFLCGNMDGRLEKPLLIGKAAKPRCFKNIDSTQLPVIWCANKKAWMTAELMSEWLKIFDRKMKREGHKVILFLDNATCHLHLKLSNVKLAWFPANTTSVTQPMDQGVIYTMKTHYRKLLLQSLVANISTTQNVHQLAKNDNEELPEIIQVTVEENNDIRSLFQQGGLVDSEIDRDIDIDKELAMESTFTNAVELLDQQQDSDENMDDDQSAETTEIPSEPSIKSYQDALEKVHQLQEFAFFNNCPELLEPITSTRHLIEKRITNAPRKQATLLALREQENQ comes from the exons ATGGCTCCTAGAAAGTGCAACACTCTTACTCTCGCTATGAAAGTTAAAGTGATTGAGGCCTACACAAAAGATaagttgtctgtaaaacaatgcgTTGAGAAATTTAAGTGTGGCAAAACGCAAATTtatgaagctatcaaaaataaagagaaaatcatggaAGAATGGTTAGCTGGCAATGGCGAAGTGAAGAGGAAAGCGAAGGCAACTGGAAATGAAGATTTAAACAAGCTCCTGTGGGAATGGTTTGTAGCCACACGCTCTAAAAATGTACCAATTTCTGGTCCTATACTACAAACACAAGCCCTTGAACTAGCCAAAGAATTAGGCAAAACAGATTTTAAGGCATCTAATGGCTGGttggaaagttttaaaaggagGCATTGCATTGTATGGAATAAAATATGTGGAGAAGCAAAGGATCTAGATCAAGAAACTGTTAGCCAATGGGAAGAAAAGCTCAAAATGCTTAAGGAACCATACGCTACAAAAGATATCTACAATGGCGATGAAACTGGCCTATTCTTTAGGTTGCTACCTTCAAAAACTCTGGCTGTTAAACGTGAAAAATGCACAAGAGGAAAGTTATCCAAGGAAAGATTGACGGTGTTCCTCTGTGGAAACATGGATGGGAGATTGGAGAAGCCTCTTCTGATTGGTAAGGCAGCAAAGCCACGTTGCTTCAAAAACATAGACAGTACACAGCTTCCCGTTATTTGGTGTGCAAATAAAAAAGCCTGGATGACAGCAGAACTAATGTCTGAATGGCTCAAGATTTTTGACAGAAAAATGAAGAGAGAAGGTCATAAAGTCATCCTGTTTTTGGATAACGCTACCTGCCATCTGCATCTGAAACTTAGCAATGTAAAATTAGCCTGGTTCCCTGCAAACACAACAAGCGTAACACAGCCAATGGACCAAGGTGTTATCTACACGATGAAGACACACTATAGAAAACTATTGCTACAGTCCTTGGTTGCAAACATTTCTACCACACAAAATGTACACCAGCTTGCCAA GAACGATAATGAAGAATTGCCAGAAATAATACAGGTGACTGTAGAAGAAAACAATGATATTCGTTCATTATTCCAGCAAGGAGGTCTTGTTGACAGTGAAATAGACCGTGACATTGACATAGACAAAGAACTTGCGATGGAAAGCACATTTACAAATGCTGTGGAACTTTTAGATCAACAACAAGACAGTGATGAGAACATGGATGACGATCAAAGTGCTGAAACCACAGAAATTCCCAGTGAGCCATCAATCAAAAGCTACCAAGATGCTCTAGAGAAAGTTCACCAGTTGCAAGAGTTTGCATTTTTTAATAACTGCCCGGAGCTTCTAGAACCAATAACATCCACTagacatttaattgaaaaaaggaTAACCAATGCCCCAAGAAAACAAGCAACATTATTGGCACTGAGGGAACAAGAAAACCAATAA